A genomic segment from Aegilops tauschii subsp. strangulata cultivar AL8/78 chromosome 1, Aet v6.0, whole genome shotgun sequence encodes:
- the LOC141039164 gene encoding uncharacterized protein: MSSSSSTVSNPFAGPDVTLVRDLNIHERVPVKLDQNTASYSAWKRYFSLVFREYLLHGHVDGTVDSALMINDEEWMILDAIIIRWFYLTISSDLFHTVVDDDDDAYAVWTKLNGLFTNNRLQCKVLLHGEFYGC; this comes from the coding sequence atgagctcctcctcctccaccgtaTCCAACCCGTTCGCTGGTCCCGATGTCACCCTCGTCCGCGACCTTAACATCCATGAGCGTGTCCCAGTGAAGCTTGATCAAAACACCGCGTCCTACTCCGCTTGGAAGCGGTACTTTTCGCTTGTGTTCCGTGAGTACCTCCTGCACGGCCACGTGGACGGCACCGTGGACTCGGCCCTCATGATCAACGACGAGGAGTGGATGATCCTCGACGCCATCATCATCCGCTGGTTCTACCTCACCATCTCCAGCGACCTCTTCCACACCGTGGTGGATGACGACGATGACGCCTACGCGGTCTGGACCAAGCTCAACGGCCTCTTCACCAACAATAGGCTGCAGTGCAAGGTCCTTCTCCACGGCGAGTTTTATGGGTGCTAG